TGACGTGCGGCGGCAGCGCGAAGCCGTTGCGCACGTCGCGCAGCCGCCGGCCCAGCACCGGCACGTCGACGGTCACCATCAGCGCGGCGCAGCCGGCGGCGGTGGCGCGGTCGAGCAGGTCGGCGACGAGCCCCCGGTCGCGCAGCCAGTAGAGCTGGAACCAGAGCGGGCCGCCGGTGGCGGCGGCGACCTCCTCGATCGGGGTGCTGCTCAGCGTGCTGAGCACGTAGGGCACCCCGGCGGCGCCGGCGGCCGCGGCGAGCGCCGGCTCGCCGTCGGGGTGCAGCAGTCTCTGGTACGCCATCGGCGCGACCGCCACCGGCATGGCCTGCTCGCGCCCGAGCAACCTCGCCCCGGTGCGCGGGCTCTCCACCCCGGTGAGCACCCGGGGCAGCACGGCGACCCGGTCCAGGGCGGCCCGGTTGGCGGCCAGGGTGGTCTCGGCGCCGCTGCCGCCGTCGACGAAGTCCCAGGTGTCCGGGGGCAGCACGGCCCGGGCCAGCGCCGCGAAGTCGGCCAGGCAGGCCGGCGGGGCGTCACCGGCGGGCGGGGCGGCGGTGGGCGGCGGCGGGATGTCGGCCGGGTCAGCCATCGGCCGGTCCGCCCGCCACGGTGACCCCGGGCCGCCCGGCGTCGGTGTCGGCGGGGTCGGGCAGGGCGAAGCGCTCGCGCAGGAAGGCCGCCGCCTCGTCCTGCGCCCGCCGGCCGGCGTCGAAGACACCCGGCATGGCGAAGAAGCCGTGGATCATCCCGTCGTAGCGGCTGGTCCGGGTCGGCACGCCGGCCTCGCGCAGCCGCTGGGCGTAGCGCTCCCCCTCCTCGCGCAGCGGGTCGTACTCGGCGGTGACCACCAGGGCCGGCGGCAGGCCGGAGAGGTCGTCGGCGAGCAGTGGCGAGGCGAGCGGGTGGGTCTCGTCGGCCGGGTCGGGCAGGTAGTGGCCCCGGTACCAGGCCACGGAGTGCCGGTTGAACAGCATCGGGTCCTCGTCGGCGGCCGGCGTCCGCTCGGCCCGCTGGTCGGTGTTCGGGTAGACCAGCAGCTGGCCGGCGAGGCGGGGCCCGTCCGCGCGGGCCAGCAGGGTCACCGCGGCGGCGAGGTTGCCGCCCGCGCTGTCGCCCCCGACGACCAGCCGCCGCGGGTCCGCCCCGAACTCGGCGGGGTGCGCGGCGATCCAGGCGGTGGCGGCGTGACAGTCGTGCACGGCAGCCGGGAAGGGGTGCTCGGGGGCGAGCCGGTAGCCCACCGTCACCACCTGGCAGGGCGTGGCGTTGGCCAGCCGGCGGCAGATCCCGTCGGCGGTGTCGACGCTGCCGAGCGTCCACCCGCCGCCGAAGAAGTAGAGCAGGGTGGGCATCGGGCCGCCGCCGGTCGGCCGGTGCACGCGCACCGGGATGTCCCCGGCGGGGCCGGGGACGTGCGTGTCGCGTACCTCGTGCACCGGCTCGACGTCGCCGCCGCCGGCGCGGATCGCGGCGAGGTCGGCGGCGCGGGCCTCGGCGAGGGTCCGGGTGTACAGCGGCGGGGTGCCGGCCGCCGCCCGCGCGGCCCGGTACGCCACCACCTGGGGGTCGAGGGGCATGTCGGCTCCTATCCGCCGGTCGAGACGAAGAGCTTGTCGATCCCGCGCAGGAAGAGGCTCCCGCTGTAGGTCGGCGTCCGGGTGACGGCCAGGTCGGGGAAGCGGGCGAAGAGCCGGGGCAACGCCACCGTCCCCTCCAGCCGGGACACCGCCGCGCCGAGGCAGAAGTGCAGGCCGACGCCGAAGGCGAGCGAGGGCGGACCGGACCGGCGCGGGTCGAAGCGGTCCGGGTCCGGGAACCGCACCGGGTCGCGGTTGGCCCCGGCGATGATCAGCAGCACGTTGTCCCCCTGCCGCACAGGCACGCCGCCGAGGTCGGTGTCGCGGGGCGCGGCCCGGGCCAGGAAGTGCACCGGGCTCTG
This genomic interval from Micromonospora coxensis contains the following:
- a CDS encoding alpha-hydroxy acid oxidase produces the protein MADPADIPPPPTAAPPAGDAPPACLADFAALARAVLPPDTWDFVDGGSGAETTLAANRAALDRVAVLPRVLTGVESPRTGARLLGREQAMPVAVAPMAYQRLLHPDGEPALAAAAGAAGVPYVLSTLSSTPIEEVAAATGGPLWFQLYWLRDRGLVADLLDRATAAGCAALMVTVDVPVLGRRLRDVRNGFALPPHVTAANLPRGRDDLAHAGTPGVSAIAAHTGAVFAPALRWSDLEWLRARTPLPLLVKGILDPRDAVRAVGAGVDAVVVSNHGGRQLDGAPATATVLPEVVAAVDGRAEVLLDSGVRGGGDVLRALALGATGVLLGRPLLWALAAGGRAGATTALALLAAELRDALTLSGCADPDEARQLRTLTGG
- a CDS encoding alpha/beta hydrolase; amino-acid sequence: MPLDPQVVAYRAARAAAGTPPLYTRTLAEARAADLAAIRAGGGDVEPVHEVRDTHVPGPAGDIPVRVHRPTGGGPMPTLLYFFGGGWTLGSVDTADGICRRLANATPCQVVTVGYRLAPEHPFPAAVHDCHAATAWIAAHPAEFGADPRRLVVGGDSAGGNLAAAVTLLARADGPRLAGQLLVYPNTDQRAERTPAADEDPMLFNRHSVAWYRGHYLPDPADETHPLASPLLADDLSGLPPALVVTAEYDPLREEGERYAQRLREAGVPTRTSRYDGMIHGFFAMPGVFDAGRRAQDEAAAFLRERFALPDPADTDAGRPGVTVAGGPADG